The Dermochelys coriacea isolate rDerCor1 chromosome 12, rDerCor1.pri.v4, whole genome shotgun sequence genome has a window encoding:
- the TSHZ3 gene encoding teashirt homolog 3, whose translation MPRRKQQAPRRAAAYVSDELKAAALVEEDMEPDENAIDGEPSAKYVCPEKDYSKNCQSYQNSPAAEFSSHEMDSESHISETSDRMADFESSSIKNEEESKEVAIPLEDSAVSDSLEQMKAVYNNFLSNSYWSNLNLNLHQPTSEKNNGSSSSSSSSSSSCGSGSFDWHQTAMAKTLQQVSQSRILPEPSLFSTVQLYRQSSKLYGSIFTGASKFRCKDCSAAYDTLVELTVHMNETGHYRDDNHEADNNNPKRWSKPRKRSLLEMEGKEDAQKVLKCMYCGHSFESLQDLSVHMIKTKHYQKVPLKEPVTPVAAKIIPATRKKASLELELPSSPDSTGGTPKATISDTNDALQKNANPYITPNNRYGHQNGASYAWHFEARKSQILKCMECGSSHDTLQELTAHMMVTGHFIKVTNSAMKKGKPIIEAPVTPTITALLDEKVQSVPLAATTFTSPSNTPSSVSPKLNVEVKKEVDKERGVADDKMKEKEKSNEDEEKYDISSKYHYLTENDLEESPKGGLDILKSLENTVTSAINKAQNGTPSWGGYPSIHAAYQLPNMMKLSLGSSGKSTPLKSMFGNNEIVSPTKNQPLLSPPSSQTSPVPKTNFHAMEELVKKVTEKVIKVEEKMKEPEGKLSPVKRATPSPCSSEISEPLKMDASNDGGFKSQQNSPVPQRDSCKDSTAIEPVENGKEPVKSIASTLSSSTAIITDHPPEQPFVNPLSALQSVMNIHLGKAAKPSLPALDPMSMLFKMSNSLAEKAAVATPPLQCKKTDHLDRYFYHVNNDQPIDLTKGKSDKSCSLGSALLSSTSTSSASSSSTVTTAKTSAVVSFMSNSPLRENALSDISDMLKNLTESHTSKSSTPSSISEKSDIDGTTIEEPEETTPAQKRKGRQSNWNPQHLLILQAQFAASLRQTSEGKYIMSDLSPQERMHISRFTGLSMTTISHWLANVKYQLRRTGGTKFLKNLDTGHPVFFCNDCASQIRTPSTYISHLESHLGFRLRDLSKLSNEQINNQIAQTKSPSEKLVTSSPEEEIGTSYQCKLCNRTFASKHAVKLHLSKTHGKSPEDHLLYVSELEKQ comes from the coding sequence CCTATGTTTCAGATGAACTGAAGGCCGCAGCACTGGTGGAGGAAGACATGGAACCTGATGAAAATGCAATTGATGGGGAACCTTCAGCAAAATACGTGTGCCCAGAAAAAGACTACAGTAAGAACTGCCAGAGCTACCAAAACTCTCCAGCTGCTGAATTTTCCAGCCATGAAATGGACAGTGAGTCACACATCAGTGAGACAAGTGACCGAATGGCAGATTTTGAAAGCAGCTCTATCAAAAATGAGGAAGAGAGCAAGGAGGTTGCAATACCACTTGAAGATTCTGCTGTATCTGATAGCTTAGAACAAATGAAAGCCGTATATAATAACTTCCTTTCCAATTCCTACTGGTCCAATCTCAATTTGAATCTCCACCAGCCgacttcagaaaaaaacaatggcagcagcagcagtagcagcagcagcagtagcagttgTGGGAGTGGTAGCTTTGACTGGCATCAGACTGCTATGGCAAAGACACTGCAGCAAGTTTCTCAGAGCAGAATTCTTCCTGAACCAAGTCTTTTTAGCACAGTTCAGTTGTACAGACAAAGCAGTAAGCTTTATGGCTCTATATTTACTGGAGCCAGTAAATTCCGTTGTAAAGACTGCAGTGCTGCCTATGACACTTTAGTAGAATTAACAGTGCACATGAATGAAACCGGACACTATCGAGATGACAACCATGAAGCTGATAACAATAACCCTAAAAGATGGTCCAAACCTCGTAAACGTTCTTTGCTTGAAATGGAAGGGAAAGAAGATGCCCAGAAAGTATTAAAGTGTATGTACTGTGGCCATTCCTTTGAATCTCTTCAGGATTTGAGTGTTCATatgatcaaaacaaaacactaccaAAAAGTGCCTCTGAAGGAACCTGTTACACCCGTAGCAGCAAAAATTATTCCAGCTACTAGGAAAAAAGCATCACTGGAGCTTGAACTTCCAAGTTCTCCAGATTCCACAGGTGGGACACCAAAAGCAACAATCTCGGACACCAACGATGCGCTACAAAAGAATGCAAATCCTTACATTACGCCAAATAATCGTTACGGTCACCAGAATGGTGCCAGCTATGCTTGGCATTTTGAGGCAAGGAAATCTCAAATTCTCAAATGCATGGAGTGTGGAAGTTCCCATGATACTTTGCAGGAACTGACTGCCCACATGATGGTGACAGGACATTTTATAAAAGTCACCAACTCTGCCATGAAGAAAGGGAAGCCAATTATAGAAGCCCCAGTGACGCCAACAATAACAGCTCTACTAGATGAAAAAGTTCAGTCTGTGCCACTCGCAGCCACCACTTTTACATCTCCCTCCAACACGCCTTCTAGTGTCTCCCCAAAATtgaatgttgaagtaaaaaaagaagtagataaagaGAGAGGGGTTGCTGATGataaaatgaaagagaaagagaagtcaAATGAAGATGAGGAAAAGTATGATATCTCCTCAAAATATCATTATTTGACTgaaaatgacctggaagaaagtCCTAAAGGGGGGCTAGATATTTTAAAGTCTTTAGAAAACACTGTAACATCAGCTATAAACAAAGCCCAGAATGGTACACCAAGCTGGGGTGGCTATCCCAGTATTCATGCTGCCTACCAGCTACCTAACATGATGAAGCTGTCATTGGGTTCATCGGGAAAAAGTACACCCTTAAAATCTATGTTTGGAAACAATGAAATAGTGTCACCGACTAAAAACCAGCCCCTACTGTCGCCACCAAGCAGTCAAACCTCCCCTGTGCCAAAAACGAACTTTCATGCCATGGAAGAATTGGTAAAGAAAGTCACTGAGAAAGTGATTAAAGTtgaggaaaaaatgaaagaacCTGAAGGAAAACTGTCTCCAGTGAAACGTGCGACACCTTCACCATGCAGCAGCGAAATCAGTGAACCCCTCAAAATGGATGCCTCCAACGATGGTGGTTTTAAAAGCCAACAGAACAGCCCAGTTCCTCAGAGGGATAGTTGCAAGGATAGTACAGCTATAGAACCAGTGGAAAATGGTAAAGAGCCTGTAAAGTCAATTGCAAGTACATtaagcagcagcacagctattATTACAGATCATCCTCCTGAACAACCATTTGTAAATCCATTAAGTGCACTCCAGTCTGTTATGAATATTCATCTTGGGAAAGCAGCAAAGCCATCTTTGCCTGCTCTGGATCCAATGagcatgctttttaaaatgagcaaCAGTTTGGCAGAAAAGGCTGCGGTGGCCACCCCACCTTTGCAGTGCAAAAAAACAGACCACTTAGACCGTTATTTTTATCATGTCAACAATGACCAACCCATAGATTTGACGAAAGGCAAGAGTGACAAAAGCTGCTCTTTGGGTTCAGCGCTTTTGTCATCCACATCAACATCTTCTGCATCTTCTTCATCTACAGTGACAACAGCAAAGACATCTGCAGTCGTGTCATTCATGTCAAACTCGCCGCTACGCGAGAATGCCTTGTCAGATATATCTGATATGCTGAAGAACCTGACAGAAAGTCACACATCAAAATCTTCCACACCTTCCAGCATATCAGAGAAATCTGACATTGATGGTACCACAATAGAGGAACCAGAAGAGACTACACCAGCTCAGAAAAGGAAGGGACGTCAGTCTAACTGGAACCCTCAGCACTTGCTCATTCTGCAGGCCCAGTTTGCAGCCAGTTTACGACAGACATCAGAGGGAAAATACATTATGTCAGACTTGAGCCCTCAAGAAAGAATGCACATTTCAAGGTTTACGGGACTCTCAATGACCACAATTAGCCACTGGCTAGCCAATGTGAAATACCAGCTCCGAAGGACAGGAGGAACTAAGTTCCTTAAAAATTTGGACACTGGGCATCCAGTGTTCTTTTGTAATGACTGTGCTTCACAGATCAGAACTCCTTCAACTTATATCAGTCATCTTGAATCACATCTAGGTTTCAGGTTAAGAGACTTGTCCAAACTGTCCAATGAACAGATTAACAATCAGATAGCACAAACAAAGTCACCATCTGAAAAACTGGTGACATCATCTCCAGAGGAAGAAATTGGAACTTCCTATCAGTGTAAACTTTGTAACAGGACTTTTGCAAGCAAGCATGCTGTTAAACTTCATCTTAGTAAAACACATGGGAAGTCACCAGAGGATCATCTTCTGTATGTTTCGGAGTTAGAGAAGCAGTAG